From Spirochaetaceae bacterium, the proteins below share one genomic window:
- a CDS encoding DUF2961 domain-containing protein, producing MNQFPTTTVQDPAVPMVALPARFRSQRQITNVRDEDVPAGGCVDILDVEGPGAVRHVWLLYGTGRRLEITVDGASVPQVDVPFDPFFGIMNDLQPYPVDCAAYTVLPNFQTPGVPGVPGYNLFLPIPFSHSCRIRLHLPATGERRVSTMVDWQQYDAGTDLTPFRLGAEYHRYLPAPPRNRAYRIADVTGSGFIAGVVLGARQRNHTDMVYHTGGMSILIDGEDDPHVIRGINMEDDFGFSWGFHERQTRWIGSPYHRRRSRTDQDGVIYRFFGPDPIAFRSSISLRCGSRDDDIETMAYYYRIAGSEEEAAPAPVLTPDRWLVTGFHDGGGDWQRFSAPEEPETVPHDRWRDHFADRPRFIREVPPNRGWIDFRFSGIDPALPGSTFVNRSMYAAGSVKSDRECRAVLRISCDDWLITWLNGTRVATLRHEDGFQTARIPVTLLQGRNTLLIKNNNLHHSHAAWVANVMIEEG from the coding sequence GTGAACCAGTTCCCCACTACGACGGTCCAGGACCCGGCTGTCCCGATGGTCGCGCTGCCCGCGCGGTTCCGTTCGCAGCGTCAGATCACCAACGTGCGCGACGAGGATGTGCCGGCGGGCGGCTGCGTCGACATTCTGGACGTGGAGGGCCCCGGCGCCGTGCGCCACGTCTGGCTGCTGTACGGCACCGGCCGGCGGCTGGAGATCACCGTCGACGGCGCGTCCGTGCCGCAGGTCGACGTGCCGTTCGACCCGTTCTTCGGCATCATGAACGACCTGCAGCCCTACCCGGTCGACTGCGCCGCCTACACCGTGCTGCCCAACTTCCAGACGCCGGGCGTACCGGGCGTGCCCGGCTACAACCTGTTCCTGCCGATCCCGTTCAGCCACTCCTGCCGCATCCGGCTGCACCTGCCGGCCACCGGCGAGCGGCGCGTGTCGACCATGGTGGACTGGCAGCAGTATGACGCCGGCACCGACCTCACGCCGTTCCGCCTCGGCGCCGAATACCATCGCTACCTGCCCGCCCCGCCGCGCAACCGCGCCTATCGCATCGCCGACGTCACCGGCAGCGGCTTCATCGCCGGCGTGGTGCTCGGCGCCCGGCAACGCAACCACACCGACATGGTGTACCACACCGGCGGCATGTCGATCCTGATCGACGGCGAGGACGACCCGCACGTGATCCGCGGCATCAACATGGAAGACGACTTCGGGTTCTCCTGGGGATTCCACGAGCGGCAGACGCGCTGGATCGGCTCGCCCTACCACCGGCGGCGCTCCCGCACCGACCAGGACGGCGTGATCTACCGCTTCTTCGGCCCCGACCCGATCGCCTTCCGCTCCTCGATCTCGCTGCGCTGCGGGTCGCGCGACGACGACATCGAGACGATGGCTTACTACTACCGGATCGCCGGATCGGAGGAGGAGGCGGCGCCGGCGCCGGTGCTGACCCCGGACCGCTGGCTGGTGACCGGCTTCCACGACGGCGGCGGCGACTGGCAACGGTTCAGCGCGCCCGAGGAACCGGAAACCGTCCCGCACGACCGCTGGCGCGACCACTTTGCCGACCGGCCGAGGTTCATCCGCGAGGTGCCCCCCAACCGCGGCTGGATCGACTTCCGCTTCTCCGGCATCGACCCGGCGCTGCCCGGCAGCACCTTCGTGAACCGCTCGATGTACGCCGCGGGATCGGTGAAAAGTGACCGCGAGTGCCGGGCGGTGCTACGAATCTCCTGTGACGACTGGCTCATCACCTGGCTGAACGGAACGCGTGTCGCAACGCTGCGCCACGAGGACGGCTTTCAGACGGCCCGCATTCCGGTGACCTTGCTCCAGGGACGCAACACCCTGCTCATCAAGAACAACAACCTGCACCACTCGCACGCCGCCTGGGTCGCCAACGTAATGATCGAGGAAGGGTAG
- a CDS encoding cupin domain-containing protein, with product MELLAAAGRATEDAEADHFTGAATMQRFLGSEPEAAGRVYRVAFEPGAGTNWHTHSDVQILYVVAGRCAIQTWGGAVEVAEAGDVVRFAPGEKHWHGATADGPMTHIAINLGESTEWLEPVSPA from the coding sequence ATGGAATTGCTTGCCGCCGCCGGCCGCGCCACCGAGGACGCGGAGGCGGACCACTTCACGGGCGCCGCGACGATGCAGCGCTTTCTCGGTTCGGAGCCGGAGGCCGCGGGACGGGTGTACCGGGTGGCGTTCGAGCCCGGCGCCGGCACCAACTGGCATACCCACAGCGACGTGCAGATCCTGTACGTGGTGGCCGGGCGCTGCGCGATTCAGACCTGGGGCGGCGCCGTGGAAGTGGCCGAAGCCGGTGACGTGGTGCGCTTCGCGCCGGGCGAGAAGCACTGGCACGGGGCCACCGCGGACGGCCCGATGACCCACATCGCCATCAACCTCGGTGAATCCACCGAGTGGCTGGAGCCGGTCTCCCCCGCCTGA
- a CDS encoding FAD-dependent oxidoreductase has protein sequence MSRTAGRAPTSAGSAEPDVLVIGGGIIGVCTAYYLARGGAAVTLLEEHQLGGPMASSYGNIGLLVPSHSTPVAEPGVIGRGLRWLFNADSPLYVRPRPDADLVRWLLRFRAACTAERCAAAEPILRRWQMASLELFAELAAELPPEVNFEHKGGLFLYREEPSWEEAVAAVRAEQDEGIDVAVVEAAELRALVPCLLPSVIGAVHYRGDGRIIPDRFVRAMAAAAAERGAAVHEHATVFGLERRGRAVHAVHTSLGTMQPRTVVLATGSVSPRLGRDAGLRIPVQPAKGYSITVRRPPACPDIPLHLHDERVVITPFGPDRMRMGGTLELAGDDRSVNLRRVAAVRRAPPRYLEGMQELEVLEIWRGMRPLSADTLPILGRAKGVRNLVLATGHGMVGVSLGPATGRAAAEVVLGEPPSLDPTLFRADRF, from the coding sequence ATGAGTCGGACAGCAGGCAGGGCGCCCACGTCGGCAGGTTCGGCCGAGCCTGACGTACTGGTGATCGGCGGCGGCATCATCGGCGTGTGCACCGCGTACTACCTGGCGCGCGGCGGCGCGGCGGTCACTTTGCTGGAGGAGCACCAGTTGGGCGGTCCGATGGCCAGCTCGTACGGCAACATCGGGCTGCTGGTGCCGAGCCACTCCACGCCGGTGGCGGAGCCGGGCGTGATCGGCCGCGGATTGCGCTGGCTGTTCAACGCGGACAGCCCGCTGTACGTCAGGCCGCGCCCGGACGCCGACCTGGTGCGCTGGCTGCTGCGCTTCCGCGCCGCCTGCACGGCCGAGCGCTGCGCGGCCGCCGAGCCGATCCTGCGCCGCTGGCAGATGGCGAGCCTGGAACTATTCGCGGAGCTGGCTGCCGAGTTGCCGCCGGAGGTCAACTTCGAGCACAAGGGCGGCCTGTTCCTGTACCGCGAGGAACCAAGCTGGGAAGAGGCGGTGGCGGCGGTGCGCGCCGAGCAGGACGAGGGCATCGATGTCGCCGTGGTGGAGGCGGCCGAGTTGCGCGCCTTGGTCCCGTGCCTGCTGCCGTCGGTGATCGGCGCCGTGCACTACCGCGGCGACGGGCGCATCATCCCCGACCGCTTCGTGCGCGCCATGGCCGCGGCCGCCGCCGAGCGCGGCGCCGCCGTCCACGAGCACGCCACCGTCTTTGGCCTGGAGCGCCGCGGCCGCGCCGTGCATGCGGTGCACACCAGCCTCGGCACCATGCAGCCGCGCACCGTGGTGCTCGCCACCGGCTCGGTGAGCCCGCGCCTCGGGCGCGACGCCGGGCTGCGCATACCGGTGCAGCCGGCCAAGGGCTACAGCATCACCGTACGGCGCCCGCCGGCCTGCCCCGACATCCCCCTGCACCTGCACGACGAACGCGTGGTGATCACCCCGTTCGGCCCCGACCGCATGCGCATGGGCGGCACCCTGGAACTGGCCGGCGACGACCGCAGCGTCAACCTGCGCCGCGTGGCCGCCGTGCGCCGCGCCCCGCCGCGTTACCTGGAAGGCATGCAGGAACTGGAAGTGCTGGAGATCTGGCGCGGCATGCGCCCCCTGTCAGCCGACACGCTGCCCATCCTCGGCCGCGCCAAGGGAGTCCGCAACCTCGTGCTGGCCACCGGCCACGGCATGGTCGGCGTCTCCCTTGGCCCCGCCACCGGCCGCGCCGCCGCCGAAGTAGTGCTCGGCGAGCCGCCATCCCTCGACCCGACCCTGTTCCGCGCCGACCGCTTCTGA
- a CDS encoding NUDIX domain-containing protein → MHGIPPPVAGILRAVDTLAGNTNMYGGFIVDPEQLPHEPEQFAARLDNSLTAWRESGCRLVWLELPHYAAALVPIAVSVGFAFHHAEPGMLMMTLQLQAEASIPHYATHNVGGGGVVIDDRRRLLVVNERYRRDRSKPYYKLPGGSLDPQEDLAEAVVREVAEETGVQCEFQGVVSIRHRHQFRFGRSDFYIVCRLRPLTSDLRADPREIEECRWMPVDEYFTSPYTGLFNRTIVRQALADAALIPVRIEDPQDFEFFGPADGVADSGGRPERSGEPTAL, encoded by the coding sequence ATGCATGGCATACCGCCGCCGGTAGCGGGCATACTGCGCGCGGTGGACACACTGGCGGGCAACACCAACATGTACGGCGGCTTCATCGTCGACCCGGAACAACTGCCGCACGAGCCGGAGCAGTTCGCGGCGCGGCTCGACAACAGCCTGACGGCGTGGCGCGAGTCCGGCTGCCGGCTGGTGTGGCTGGAGCTGCCACACTACGCCGCCGCCCTGGTGCCGATCGCGGTCTCCGTCGGGTTTGCGTTCCACCACGCCGAGCCGGGCATGCTGATGATGACCCTGCAACTGCAGGCGGAGGCCTCCATCCCGCACTACGCCACCCACAACGTCGGCGGCGGCGGGGTGGTGATCGACGACCGGCGCCGCCTCCTGGTGGTCAACGAGCGCTACCGGCGCGACCGCAGCAAGCCGTACTACAAGCTGCCCGGCGGCTCGCTCGATCCGCAGGAGGACCTGGCCGAAGCGGTGGTGCGCGAGGTGGCCGAGGAAACCGGGGTGCAGTGCGAATTCCAGGGCGTGGTGTCGATCCGCCACCGCCACCAGTTCCGCTTCGGACGCTCCGACTTCTACATCGTGTGCCGGCTGCGCCCGCTGACCAGCGACCTGCGCGCCGACCCGCGCGAAATCGAAGAGTGCCGCTGGATGCCGGTCGACGAGTACTTCACCTCACCCTACACGGGCCTGTTCAACCGCACCATCGTCCGCCAAGCCCTCGCCGACGCCGCCCTGATCCCGGTGCGCATCGAAGATCCCCAGGACTTCGAGTTCTTCGGCCCGGCGGACGGCGTCGCCGACAGCGGAGGACGACCCGAACGGTCCGGAGAACCAACTGCTCTTTAG
- a CDS encoding MoxR family ATPase yields MHLRQVSDLAQRAIDAVAQVIVGKDEVLKQVLMGILSDGHVLIQDNPGLAKTLIAHSFAEVLDIAYSRIQFTPDLLPGEITGGYIYNQREAQFEFRRGPLFANLLLGDEINRATPKTQSALLEAMQERQVTVEGERFPLDPPFIVIATQNPVEFEGTYPLPEAQLDRFIMRTSVGYPDPDQELEILLRRQRRKQDTMTLQPVVSHQELLAMQRALEEVHVGEAIGKYIVELARATREDTRTEVGASPRGVFAVFKLARAAAVLDDRDFVTPEDVKGVARIALAHRLLLQPEYWVRGISDVSVVDDALGSVPTPQANYRASRR; encoded by the coding sequence ATGCATCTCCGGCAGGTGAGCGACTTGGCGCAACGGGCGATCGACGCCGTGGCGCAGGTGATCGTGGGCAAGGACGAGGTTCTCAAGCAGGTGCTGATGGGCATCCTGTCCGACGGGCACGTTCTGATCCAGGACAACCCCGGCCTCGCCAAGACGCTGATCGCCCACTCGTTCGCCGAGGTGCTGGACATCGCGTACAGCCGCATCCAGTTCACCCCCGACCTGCTGCCGGGCGAGATCACCGGCGGCTACATCTACAACCAGCGCGAGGCGCAGTTCGAGTTCCGGCGCGGGCCGCTGTTCGCCAACCTGCTGCTCGGCGACGAGATCAACCGCGCCACCCCGAAGACGCAGTCGGCGCTGCTCGAGGCGATGCAGGAGCGCCAGGTAACCGTGGAAGGCGAGCGCTTTCCGCTCGATCCGCCGTTCATCGTCATCGCTACCCAGAATCCGGTCGAGTTCGAAGGCACCTACCCGCTCCCCGAAGCGCAGCTCGACCGCTTCATCATGCGCACCAGCGTCGGCTACCCCGACCCCGACCAGGAGTTGGAAATCCTGCTGCGCCGCCAACGGCGCAAGCAGGACACCATGACCCTGCAGCCGGTGGTATCCCACCAGGAGCTGCTGGCGATGCAGCGCGCCCTTGAAGAGGTGCACGTCGGCGAGGCGATCGGCAAGTACATCGTCGAGTTGGCGCGCGCCACCCGCGAGGACACGCGCACCGAGGTGGGCGCCTCGCCGCGCGGCGTGTTCGCGGTGTTCAAGCTGGCGCGCGCCGCGGCCGTGCTCGACGACCGCGATTTCGTCACTCCCGAAGACGTGAAGGGCGTGGCCCGCATCGCCCTGGCGCACCGCCTGCTGCTGCAGCCCGAATACTGGGTGCGCGGCATCTCCGACGTATCGGTAGTGGACGACGCCCTCGGCTCGGTCCCCACCCCCCAGGCCAATTACCGCGCCTCCCGCCGCTAA
- a CDS encoding DUF4129 domain-containing protein, producing the protein MITVDQLLRYARRLPLVGPQVGRRRILPLAAAALLACTALLVAVTVLPRSGRLAPSTTSGTDGIAMIPYLGGAATSLLVVLLGVATLGLGALAMAYLLVVLGGNRNRYKRGNALPWRIIIMMVAGMLVFYFLVALMLSFIAVPEEAEQRLPLGEGDGEEAEEEELEEVPEPVDDPLTAATRARRSRIVLLGLLAVGFAAAIYFAVRLMRATPEAEPVEEKLSEELRRDLAEATEMAIAELEAEQDFRRAVIGCWAYLEMALARNEHPREAHHTPLEFIRALVLDLPALPARALLELATRYEVARFSEHAISRGDRDTALRCLHDIRGRLKAA; encoded by the coding sequence ATGATCACCGTGGACCAGTTGCTGCGCTACGCCCGCCGGCTGCCGCTGGTCGGGCCGCAGGTCGGGCGGCGGCGGATCCTGCCGCTGGCGGCGGCGGCGCTGCTGGCCTGCACCGCGCTGCTGGTCGCGGTGACGGTGCTGCCGCGTAGCGGCCGGCTTGCTCCGTCCACCACCTCCGGCACCGACGGCATCGCCATGATTCCTTACCTGGGCGGCGCCGCCACCTCCCTGCTGGTGGTGCTGCTCGGGGTAGCGACCCTCGGTCTCGGCGCGCTGGCCATGGCGTACCTGCTCGTCGTCCTGGGCGGCAACCGCAACCGCTACAAGCGCGGCAACGCGCTGCCGTGGCGCATCATCATCATGATGGTGGCCGGCATGCTGGTGTTCTACTTCCTGGTTGCGCTGATGCTGTCGTTCATTGCGGTGCCCGAGGAGGCGGAGCAGCGCCTGCCGCTGGGGGAGGGCGACGGCGAGGAAGCGGAAGAGGAGGAACTCGAGGAGGTGCCGGAGCCGGTGGACGATCCGCTCACCGCGGCCACCCGCGCCCGGCGCTCGCGGATTGTCCTGCTGGGCCTGCTGGCGGTGGGCTTCGCCGCGGCGATCTACTTCGCCGTGCGCTTGATGCGTGCCACGCCGGAGGCGGAGCCGGTCGAGGAGAAGCTGTCCGAGGAGTTGCGCCGGGACCTGGCGGAGGCCACCGAGATGGCGATCGCGGAGCTGGAGGCCGAGCAGGACTTCCGGCGCGCGGTGATTGGCTGCTGGGCATACCTGGAGATGGCGCTGGCGCGCAACGAGCACCCGCGCGAAGCGCACCACACGCCACTGGAGTTCATCCGTGCCCTGGTGCTCGACCTGCCCGCGTTGCCGGCGCGCGCCCTTCTTGAACTCGCCACCCGCTACGAGGTGGCGCGCTTCTCCGAACACGCCATCTCCCGCGGCGACCGCGACACGGCGCTGCGCTGCCTGCACGACATCCGCGGCCGACTGAAGGCGGCATGA
- a CDS encoding DUF58 domain-containing protein, translating to MSQAPVKRYSGRLTLYFVITTCAVLAAVIIGRLEPLVAVAPFAAAILTALFAEGAPRARTSYEVTQGAVHEDEPVDVHIEVQPDADVGVLELLDPLPAWAEVTTGTNRIVRPLYAGNAERFHYRVQFHRRARIDLGALRHRWHDASALVRWETSDTPRHVLTVRPRTTPIAHPVRPVRTQVYMGNYPAPTIGEGLEIAELRPHVPGDRLRSINWRASLRMGSLHVNEYAPERNADVVLLLDTFADAGPPGARLLDTATRIAASLADHFLATRNRVGLIELSGILKWVIPASGHRQRYRLLENLTDVAVRRSYVGQDLRTIPTRILPARAFIIAISGLIDARFAFAAGDLHARGFNVVLVALDAAAAAEEAELRHRRDARGRLLSSAAASLWRLELDERLRSLQHAGVPVVPCAADTPPELVARGIDSLRRATAGAGSVGGRAGAG from the coding sequence GTGAGCCAGGCTCCGGTCAAGCGCTACAGCGGGCGCCTCACCCTCTACTTCGTCATCACCACCTGCGCCGTGCTGGCGGCGGTGATCATCGGACGCCTGGAGCCGCTGGTGGCGGTGGCGCCGTTCGCGGCGGCGATTCTGACCGCCCTGTTCGCCGAGGGCGCCCCGCGGGCGCGCACCAGCTACGAGGTGACCCAGGGCGCGGTGCACGAGGACGAGCCGGTGGACGTGCACATCGAGGTGCAGCCGGACGCCGACGTGGGCGTGCTGGAGCTGCTTGATCCGCTGCCGGCGTGGGCGGAGGTGACCACCGGCACCAACCGCATCGTGCGCCCGCTGTACGCCGGCAACGCCGAGCGGTTCCACTACCGCGTACAGTTTCATCGCCGCGCGCGCATCGACCTCGGCGCCTTGCGCCATCGCTGGCACGACGCCTCCGCCCTGGTGCGGTGGGAAACGAGCGATACGCCGCGCCACGTGCTCACCGTCAGACCACGCACCACGCCGATCGCCCACCCGGTGCGGCCGGTGCGCACCCAGGTATACATGGGCAACTACCCGGCGCCCACTATCGGCGAGGGGCTGGAGATTGCCGAGTTGCGCCCGCACGTGCCCGGTGACCGCCTGCGCAGCATCAACTGGCGCGCGTCGCTGCGCATGGGCTCGCTGCACGTCAACGAATACGCTCCGGAGCGCAACGCCGACGTCGTGCTGCTGCTCGACACGTTCGCGGACGCGGGGCCGCCGGGGGCGAGGCTGCTCGACACCGCGACCCGTATTGCCGCCAGCCTCGCCGACCACTTTCTGGCCACCCGCAACCGGGTCGGGCTGATCGAACTGAGCGGCATCCTGAAGTGGGTGATCCCGGCCAGTGGCCACCGCCAGCGCTACCGCCTGCTGGAGAACCTCACCGACGTCGCGGTGCGGCGCAGCTACGTGGGCCAGGACCTGCGCACCATTCCGACCCGCATCCTGCCGGCGCGGGCGTTCATCATCGCCATCTCCGGCCTCATCGACGCGCGCTTCGCGTTCGCGGCCGGCGACCTGCACGCGCGCGGCTTCAACGTGGTGCTGGTGGCGCTCGATGCGGCGGCGGCGGCCGAGGAGGCGGAGCTGCGCCATCGCCGCGACGCGCGCGGCCGCCTGCTGAGTTCCGCGGCCGCCTCGCTGTGGCGGCTGGAGCTGGACGAACGGTTGCGCAGTCTGCAGCACGCCGGCGTGCCGGTGGTGCCGTGCGCCGCGGACACGCCACCGGAGCTGGTGGCGCGCGGCATCGACAGCCTGCGCCGCGCCACCGCCGGGGCGGGATCGGTGGGGGGGCGCGCCGGTGCCGGGTAA
- a CDS encoding DNA alkylation repair protein yields MAEPSAAPADAATVISALEELIDPEKARFLPRFFRTGPGEYGEGDRFLGVTVPLQRWVARRFARLHWAAVADLLASPFHEARLTALLILVQRFAKADKARRAAIVRFYLDHLNAVNNWDLVDLSAPRILGAWLLDQPPAARQVLHWLVDSGDLWRQRVAMLATLPLIKADQFAEALAIAEVLLHHEHDLIHKAVGWMLREVGKRDLDTELAFLDAHCATMPRTMLRYAIEKFPPDRRRRYLATRGGTRRRTSTAAGAAPRAATSREPPKSAG; encoded by the coding sequence GTGGCTGAGCCTTCCGCCGCGCCGGCTGACGCGGCAACCGTAATCTCCGCCCTGGAGGAGTTGATCGACCCGGAGAAGGCACGCTTCCTGCCGCGATTCTTCCGCACCGGCCCGGGCGAATATGGCGAGGGCGACCGCTTCCTGGGCGTGACCGTACCGCTGCAGCGGTGGGTGGCGCGGCGCTTCGCTCGCCTCCACTGGGCCGCCGTCGCCGACCTGCTGGCCAGTCCCTTCCACGAGGCGCGCCTCACCGCGCTGTTGATCCTGGTGCAGCGGTTCGCCAAGGCCGACAAGGCGCGACGCGCCGCGATCGTGCGTTTCTACCTGGACCATCTCAACGCGGTGAACAACTGGGACCTGGTCGATCTCTCGGCGCCCAGGATTCTCGGCGCCTGGCTGCTCGATCAACCCCCCGCCGCGCGCCAAGTCCTCCACTGGCTGGTCGACAGCGGCGACCTGTGGCGGCAGCGCGTCGCCATGCTGGCCACGCTGCCACTGATCAAGGCGGACCAGTTCGCCGAGGCGCTGGCGATTGCGGAGGTGCTCCTGCACCACGAGCATGACCTGATCCACAAGGCGGTGGGGTGGATGCTGCGCGAGGTGGGCAAGCGCGATCTTGATACGGAACTGGCGTTCCTGGACGCTCACTGCGCAACGATGCCACGCACGATGCTGCGCTACGCCATCGAGAAGTTCCCCCCCGACCGGCGGCGCCGCTACCTGGCAACTCGTGGTGGAACCCGGCGTCGCACCTCGACCGCAGCCGGTGCTGCGCCACGGGCTGCCACCAGCCGCGAGCCGCCGAAGTCAGCCGGCTGA
- a CDS encoding Gfo/Idh/MocA family oxidoreductase — protein MAIRIGILGCGRMSRNHAKRILEHPDAELVALCDVDTGLIERWVEENLLEPLAGSPAPPAYADAAAMYREAALDAVVISTPHTAHFEHGKQAIAAGCHVFMEKPMVTDTAQARELERLVAASGRILVVGYNTPSTPAFRYLREVVRAGTLGKLELVDGFLSQGWRASTTGTWRQDPALSGGGQAYDSGSHLLNSVVWTVESSPERVFAFMDNQGTPVDINSVLAVRFANGVMASITVSGNCAAAGAGLVFIFENGRVEIDGWTGSWIRVYGADGEIEPELPGGAAAPIVSFIDAVLGRAEPASSPRNGVIYSELMDAVYASAASGAPASPPR, from the coding sequence TTGGCCATTCGAATAGGCATTCTCGGCTGCGGGCGCATGTCGCGCAATCACGCAAAGCGCATCCTGGAACATCCCGATGCCGAGCTGGTGGCGCTGTGCGACGTCGATACCGGTCTCATCGAGCGCTGGGTGGAGGAAAACCTGTTGGAGCCGTTGGCCGGCTCGCCGGCGCCGCCGGCCTACGCGGACGCGGCGGCCATGTACCGGGAAGCAGCGCTGGACGCCGTGGTGATCTCGACTCCGCACACCGCCCACTTCGAGCACGGCAAGCAGGCGATCGCGGCCGGCTGCCACGTGTTCATGGAGAAGCCGATGGTGACCGACACCGCGCAGGCGCGCGAACTGGAGCGGCTGGTGGCGGCGTCGGGCCGCATCCTGGTGGTCGGCTACAACACGCCGAGCACGCCGGCGTTCCGTTACCTGCGTGAGGTGGTGCGCGCCGGCACCCTCGGCAAGCTGGAACTGGTGGATGGCTTCCTGTCGCAGGGCTGGCGCGCCAGCACTACCGGCACCTGGCGCCAGGACCCGGCGCTGTCCGGCGGCGGCCAGGCCTACGACAGCGGCTCGCACCTGCTCAACAGCGTGGTGTGGACCGTGGAGTCCTCACCGGAACGGGTGTTCGCGTTCATGGACAACCAGGGCACCCCGGTGGACATCAACAGCGTGCTGGCGGTGCGGTTCGCCAACGGCGTGATGGCCAGCATCACGGTCAGCGGCAATTGCGCCGCCGCCGGCGCGGGGCTGGTGTTCATCTTCGAGAACGGGCGTGTCGAGATCGACGGCTGGACCGGCTCCTGGATCCGCGTGTACGGCGCCGACGGCGAAATCGAGCCCGAGTTGCCCGGTGGTGCGGCCGCGCCCATCGTCAGCTTCATCGACGCGGTGCTCGGGCGCGCCGAACCGGCGTCCAGTCCGCGCAACGGGGTCATCTACAGTGAGCTGATGGACGCCGTGTACGCTTCAGCGGCCAGCGGCGCCCCGGCCTCTCCGCCCCGCTGA
- a CDS encoding aldose 1-epimerase family protein: protein MRQWTLCDHASGVWVETLDLGPAELGLPECRVTKRRLRGGLSDGVDLVQVTCGALTFAILPTRGMGLWRGSFRGLDLGWQAPVRGPVHPSYVVTGERGGLGWLRGFDEWMVRCGLDSNGAPGPDTVLDNNGNPITVGLDLHGRIANTPAHYVSVTADPAQEVLQVTGHVAESALFHPLLELQTTISVTPGSSRITVADTVINRQAVPAELELLYHCNFGPPFLAEGSRVAVPYHAMAPRDERAAEGLGDDPDTASARATTCLAPTAGYIEQCYFFRPAALPGDGASLAALITADHRRAAVVRFDCRQLPCLTLWKNTAATGQGYVIGIEPATDYPNTRAVERAAGRVIRLDPAARYQAQIMLEVALGEEDVAGVAAEIGQIHDTASRITHLAPRAGFGNA from the coding sequence ATGAGACAATGGACCCTGTGCGACCACGCTTCGGGCGTGTGGGTGGAGACACTGGACCTCGGGCCGGCGGAGCTGGGCCTGCCCGAGTGCCGGGTCACCAAGCGGCGGCTGCGCGGCGGGCTGAGCGACGGCGTCGACCTGGTGCAGGTGACCTGCGGCGCGTTGACCTTCGCGATCCTCCCGACCCGCGGCATGGGGCTCTGGCGCGGCTCGTTCCGCGGCCTGGACCTTGGCTGGCAGGCCCCGGTGCGCGGCCCGGTGCATCCCTCCTACGTGGTGACCGGTGAGCGCGGCGGGCTGGGCTGGCTGCGCGGCTTCGACGAGTGGATGGTGCGCTGCGGCCTGGACAGCAACGGCGCGCCGGGGCCGGACACGGTGCTGGACAACAACGGCAACCCGATTACCGTCGGGCTCGACCTGCACGGCAGGATCGCCAACACGCCCGCGCACTACGTGTCGGTGACCGCCGACCCGGCGCAGGAAGTGCTGCAGGTAACCGGCCACGTCGCCGAGAGCGCGCTGTTCCACCCCCTGCTGGAGTTGCAGACCACCATTTCGGTGACGCCCGGCTCGTCGCGCATCACCGTCGCCGACACCGTCATCAACCGTCAGGCTGTGCCGGCCGAGCTGGAGTTGCTCTACCACTGCAACTTCGGCCCGCCGTTCCTGGCCGAGGGCAGCCGCGTGGCCGTGCCCTACCATGCCATGGCACCGCGCGACGAGCGCGCCGCCGAAGGCCTCGGTGACGACCCGGACACCGCGAGTGCCCGCGCCACCACGTGCCTGGCGCCGACCGCCGGCTACATCGAACAGTGCTACTTCTTCCGCCCGGCCGCCCTGCCGGGCGACGGCGCCTCCCTGGCGGCACTCATTACCGCCGATCACCGCCGTGCCGCGGTGGTGCGGTTCGACTGCCGGCAGCTTCCGTGCCTGACGCTGTGGAAGAACACCGCCGCCACCGGGCAGGGGTACGTGATCGGCATCGAGCCGGCCACCGACTATCCCAACACGCGGGCGGTCGAACGCGCCGCCGGGCGGGTGATCCGCCTGGACCCGGCCGCCCGCTACCAGGCGCAGATCATGCTGGAGGTGGCACTCGGCGAAGAGGACGTCGCCGGTGTGGCGGCGGAAATCGGACAGATACATGACACCGCATCCAGAATTACCCACCTGGCGCCGCGCGCGGGCTTCGGCAATGCATGA